In the genome of Nocardia terpenica, one region contains:
- the rpmE gene encoding 50S ribosomal protein L31: MKAGIHPAYVATTVVCGCGNTFETRSTKQSGHITVEVCSQCHPFYTGKQKILDTGGRVARFEARYGKRAKKADAK; encoded by the coding sequence ATGAAGGCAGGAATCCACCCGGCATACGTGGCGACCACCGTCGTCTGCGGTTGCGGCAACACCTTCGAGACCCGCAGCACCAAGCAGTCGGGCCACATCACCGTCGAGGTTTGCTCGCAGTGCCACCCGTTCTACACGGGCAAGCAGAAGATCCTGGACACCGGCGGCCGCGTCGCCCGCTTCGAGGCCCGCTACGGCAAGCGCGCCAAGAAGGCCGACGCCAAGTAG
- the prfA gene encoding peptide chain release factor 1: MADKTAPSAIDDILAEHAGLETRLSDPALHNNPGEARRVGKRFAELAPIMSTYTKLQTARDDLAAARELAADDSSFAAEVPGLEAQVEELETALTDLLAPRDPHDADDVVLEVKSGEGGEESALFAADLARMYIRYAERHGWKVEVLDATVSDLGGYKEATLSIKSREPSRDGVWSRLKFEGGVHRVQRVPVTESQGRIHTSAAGVLIYPEPDEVEQVQIDESDLRIDVYRSSGKGGQGVNTTDSAVRITHLPTGIVVTCQNERSQLQNKIRAMQVLSARLQAVAEEQAEAEAAAGRASQIRTVDRSERIRTYNFPENRIADHRIGFKAHNLDSVLDGEMDALLDALGEADRAARLAAE; the protein is encoded by the coding sequence ATGGCCGACAAGACGGCCCCCTCGGCGATCGACGACATCCTGGCCGAACACGCCGGGTTGGAGACGCGGCTGTCGGATCCGGCGCTGCACAACAACCCCGGGGAGGCCCGGCGCGTCGGGAAGCGGTTCGCCGAGCTCGCTCCGATCATGTCGACCTACACCAAGCTGCAGACCGCGCGCGACGATCTGGCCGCCGCCCGTGAACTGGCCGCGGACGACTCCTCCTTCGCCGCGGAGGTTCCCGGCCTCGAGGCGCAGGTCGAGGAGTTGGAGACGGCCCTGACCGATCTGCTCGCGCCGCGCGACCCACACGACGCCGACGACGTCGTGCTCGAGGTGAAGTCCGGGGAGGGCGGGGAGGAGTCGGCGCTGTTCGCCGCGGACCTGGCCCGCATGTACATCCGCTATGCCGAGCGGCACGGCTGGAAGGTCGAGGTCCTCGACGCCACCGTCTCCGATCTGGGCGGGTACAAGGAGGCGACGCTGTCGATCAAGAGCCGCGAGCCCAGCCGCGACGGCGTGTGGTCGCGGCTGAAGTTCGAGGGCGGCGTGCACCGCGTGCAGCGGGTGCCGGTCACCGAATCGCAGGGCCGCATCCACACCTCGGCCGCGGGCGTGCTCATCTACCCCGAGCCCGACGAGGTCGAGCAGGTGCAGATCGACGAGTCCGACCTGCGCATCGATGTCTACCGGTCCTCGGGCAAGGGTGGGCAGGGCGTCAACACCACCGACTCGGCGGTCCGCATCACCCACCTACCCACCGGCATCGTCGTGACCTGCCAGAACGAACGGTCCCAGCTGCAGAACAAGATTCGCGCCATGCAGGTGCTGTCGGCGCGGCTGCAGGCGGTGGCCGAGGAGCAGGCCGAGGCCGAGGCCGCCGCGGGCCGGGCCAGCCAGATCCGCACGGTCGACCGCTCCGAACGCATCCGCACCTACAACTTCCCCGAGAACCGCATCGCCGATCACCGCATCGGCTTCAAGGCCCACAACCTGGACTCGGTCCTGGACGGCGAGATGGACGCCCTGCTCGACGCCCTCGGCGAGGCCGACCGCGCGGCTCGGCTGGCGGCGGAGTGA
- the prmC gene encoding peptide chain release factor N(5)-glutamine methyltransferase, whose product MTVPPSDGDRLPLRPALSEAAAALAAAGVHSPRVDAEYLAAHVLGVQRPRLALVPMLTPEQLGEFRALVARRAERVPLQHLTGVAAMGEVELAVGPGVFVPRPETELLFAWALAQLEAAGHAHAPVVVDLCTGSGALALAVAHARPDAEVHAIELDPAALAWARRNADRQAAQGDTPITLHAGDVTDPRALAELDGRVDVVVANPPYIPVTAELEPEVLHHDPHAALFGGPDGLSVIEPMIGTIARLLRAGGVTAVEHDDSHGSRVSGLFAAHGGFTDIAEHPDLAGRPRFVVAQRVRAD is encoded by the coding sequence GTGACCGTTCCGCCGAGCGACGGGGACCGTCTTCCGTTGCGGCCCGCGCTCTCGGAGGCCGCCGCGGCCCTGGCGGCCGCCGGGGTGCACAGCCCGCGGGTGGATGCGGAGTACCTCGCGGCCCATGTGCTCGGCGTGCAGCGGCCGCGGCTGGCGCTGGTTCCGATGCTGACGCCCGAACAGCTGGGCGAATTCCGAGCATTGGTGGCGCGGCGCGCGGAACGGGTTCCGCTGCAACACCTTACCGGCGTCGCGGCCATGGGCGAGGTCGAACTCGCGGTCGGGCCGGGCGTTTTCGTGCCGCGGCCCGAGACCGAGCTGCTGTTCGCCTGGGCGCTGGCCCAACTGGAGGCGGCCGGGCACGCGCACGCACCCGTCGTGGTGGACCTGTGCACGGGATCGGGGGCGCTGGCCCTGGCCGTCGCGCACGCCCGCCCGGACGCCGAGGTGCACGCGATCGAGCTCGACCCCGCCGCGCTGGCGTGGGCCCGGCGCAATGCGGATCGGCAAGCGGCCCAGGGCGATACGCCGATCACCCTGCACGCGGGCGATGTCACCGATCCGCGGGCGCTGGCCGAACTCGACGGCCGCGTCGACGTGGTCGTCGCCAACCCGCCCTACATTCCGGTCACGGCCGAGCTGGAACCCGAAGTGCTCCACCACGATCCGCACGCGGCGCTGTTCGGCGGCCCGGACGGCCTGTCGGTGATCGAGCCCATGATCGGCACCATCGCCCGCCTGCTGCGCGCGGGCGGCGTGACTGCGGTGGAGCACGACGATTCACACGGCTCCCGGGTCTCGGGCCTGTTCGCCGCGCACGGCGGTTTCACCGATATCGCCGAGCATCCGGACCTGGCCGGTCGGCCGCGCTTCGTCGTCGCGCAGCGCGTCCGCGCCGACTGA
- a CDS encoding MarR family winged helix-turn-helix transcriptional regulator yields the protein MEVAPEVEAVAAPDTELVGRLLGTFGRLRRQVARLVGRSFDRAGVSSSQAEFLRLVGRNPGISVKAAAAELGLAPNSVSTFVTALVQAELLVRESDPDDRRATRLRLPAAVQRGVDESRRRRYGLVATALDELTAAERADLVRGLAVVNKLTDILHRREEGRQR from the coding sequence GTGGAGGTAGCGCCCGAGGTCGAAGCGGTGGCCGCGCCGGATACGGAGCTGGTCGGCAGGCTGCTGGGTACCTTCGGGCGGCTGCGGCGGCAGGTGGCCCGGCTGGTCGGGCGCTCGTTCGATCGTGCCGGGGTCAGCTCCTCGCAGGCGGAATTCCTGCGGCTGGTCGGCCGGAATCCCGGCATCTCGGTGAAGGCGGCCGCCGCGGAGCTGGGCCTGGCGCCCAACAGCGTCTCCACCTTCGTCACCGCGCTGGTGCAGGCGGAACTGCTGGTGCGCGAATCGGATCCGGACGACCGCCGGGCCACGCGCCTGCGACTGCCCGCCGCCGTGCAGCGCGGTGTCGACGAAAGCCGCAGGCGCCGATACGGGCTCGTCGCCACCGCGCTCGACGAGCTCACCGCCGCCGAACGCGCGGATCTGGTGCGGGGCCTGGCCGTGGTGAACAAGCTCACCGACATCCTGCACCGCCGAGAAGAGGGGAGGCAGCGATGA
- a CDS encoding ATP-binding cassette domain-containing protein: MTQADFPAVECMDLTHRYGDHTVVDHLNLRIERGEVFGLLGPNGAGKTTTIRLLTTLMPVRQGRVRVLGFEVGRRNTDIRYNLGYVPQQLSIEATLTGRQNVTWFARLFDVPRRERARRVEEVLDAMNLLDVADRLAAGYSGGMVRRLELAQALVNRPALLILDEPTVGLDPIARDGVWERVRELRERYGTTVLLTTHYMEEADTLCDRVALLHRGALRAVGAPADLKAELGSGATLEDVFRRHAGADLNDDTTQGGLRNVRNTRRTAQRAG, from the coding sequence ATGACGCAGGCGGATTTTCCGGCCGTCGAATGTATGGACCTGACCCACCGCTACGGCGACCACACGGTGGTCGACCACCTGAATCTGCGCATCGAGCGCGGCGAGGTGTTCGGCCTGCTGGGACCCAACGGGGCGGGCAAGACCACCACCATCCGCCTGCTCACCACGCTGATGCCGGTGCGGCAGGGGCGGGTTCGGGTGCTCGGCTTCGAGGTGGGCCGCCGCAATACCGACATCCGCTACAACCTCGGCTATGTGCCGCAACAGCTTTCGATCGAGGCCACGCTCACCGGCCGCCAGAACGTCACCTGGTTCGCGCGGCTGTTCGACGTGCCGCGCCGCGAACGGGCAAGGCGCGTCGAGGAAGTGCTCGACGCCATGAACCTGCTCGACGTCGCCGACCGGCTCGCCGCCGGGTATTCCGGCGGCATGGTCCGCCGGCTGGAACTCGCACAGGCGCTGGTCAATCGGCCCGCGCTGCTCATCCTGGACGAGCCGACCGTGGGCCTGGATCCCATTGCCCGCGACGGGGTCTGGGAGCGGGTGCGCGAGCTGCGCGAGCGCTACGGCACCACGGTGCTGCTCACCACGCACTACATGGAAGAGGCCGACACGCTGTGCGATCGGGTCGCCCTGCTGCACCGGGGAGCGCTGCGGGCGGTCGGGGCCCCGGCGGACCTGAAGGCCGAACTGGGGTCCGGCGCGACGCTGGAGGACGTCTTCCGCCGCCACGCGGGTGCGGACCTGAACGACGACACGACCCAGGGAGGGCTCCGCAATGTCCGGAACACTCGTCGAACGGCACAGCGGGCCGGTTGA
- a CDS encoding ABC transporter permease: MSGTLVERHSGPVEFPPLRHAPRGLSRAVALGSRIGTFALVELQKLRHDRSELFTRAVQPALWMLIFGTTFARLRTIPTGAMPYLDFLAPGIIAQSALFISIFYGILLIWDRDAGILNKLMVTPTPRSALITGKCFAAGVRSVAQVLIIVVLALAMGVHMTMNPLKLLGAAVVVVLGSAFFACLSMTIAGLVAKRDRLMGIGQAITMPLFFASNALYPVTLMPGWLRAISHVNPLSYEVDALRGLLVGGAMNPWLDFGVLVLAAILGIACAASLLGRLVR, encoded by the coding sequence ATGTCCGGAACACTCGTCGAACGGCACAGCGGGCCGGTTGAGTTCCCGCCGCTGCGGCACGCCCCGCGCGGCCTGTCCCGGGCGGTCGCGCTCGGCTCCCGGATCGGCACCTTCGCGCTGGTCGAATTGCAGAAGCTGCGGCACGACCGCAGCGAGCTGTTCACCCGGGCGGTGCAGCCCGCGCTGTGGATGCTCATCTTCGGCACCACCTTCGCGCGGCTGCGCACCATCCCCACCGGCGCCATGCCCTACCTGGACTTCCTGGCGCCCGGCATCATCGCCCAGTCCGCCCTGTTCATCTCGATCTTCTACGGCATCCTGCTGATCTGGGACCGCGACGCCGGGATTCTCAACAAGCTCATGGTCACCCCCACCCCGCGCTCGGCGCTGATCACCGGCAAATGCTTTGCCGCCGGGGTGCGTTCGGTGGCGCAGGTGCTGATCATCGTGGTGCTGGCGCTGGCCATGGGCGTGCACATGACGATGAACCCGCTGAAGCTGCTCGGCGCGGCCGTGGTCGTGGTGCTCGGCTCGGCCTTCTTCGCCTGCCTGTCGATGACGATCGCGGGCCTGGTCGCCAAGCGCGACCGGCTGATGGGCATCGGCCAGGCCATCACCATGCCGCTGTTCTTCGCCTCCAACGCGCTCTACCCGGTCACCCTGATGCCGGGCTGGCTGCGCGCGATCAGCCACGTCAACCCGCTCAGCTACGAGGTCGACGCCCTGCGCGGCCTGCTGGTCGGCGGCGCGATGAACCCCTGGCTCGACTTCGGCGTGCTGGTCCTCGCCGCGATCCTCGGAATCGCCTGCGCCGCATCGCTTCTCGGCCGACTGGTGCGGTAG
- a CDS encoding L-threonylcarbamoyladenylate synthase, giving the protein MSTVYDCSDPDSRAAGLTAARTTLKSGRLAVIPTDTLYGLAADAFDSSAVAALLAAKRRGRDMPVPVLVGSWNTIDGLVFSVQPQARDLIRAFWPGGLSLVVQQAPSLAWDLGDARGTVMLRMPLHPVALELLREVGPLAVSSANVSGQPPATTVAEARAQLGESASVYLDGGTAEQGVASTIVDLTADRPRILREGAVTAAQVAEVLGTTPDELTAQPTG; this is encoded by the coding sequence GTGAGTACCGTCTACGACTGCTCCGATCCCGACTCCCGCGCCGCCGGCCTGACCGCGGCGCGTACCACCCTGAAGTCGGGGCGGCTGGCCGTCATCCCGACCGACACCCTGTACGGCCTGGCCGCGGACGCCTTCGACTCCTCGGCGGTCGCCGCCCTGCTCGCGGCCAAGCGCCGCGGCCGGGACATGCCGGTGCCGGTGCTGGTCGGTTCCTGGAACACCATCGACGGGCTGGTGTTCTCGGTGCAGCCGCAGGCGCGCGACCTGATCCGGGCGTTCTGGCCCGGTGGGCTGAGTCTGGTTGTCCAGCAGGCCCCCTCGCTGGCCTGGGATCTCGGCGACGCCCGCGGCACGGTGATGCTGCGGATGCCGCTGCATCCGGTCGCGCTGGAACTGCTGCGCGAGGTGGGCCCGCTCGCGGTATCCAGCGCCAACGTCTCCGGCCAGCCGCCCGCCACCACCGTCGCCGAGGCGCGGGCGCAGCTGGGCGAGTCGGCGAGCGTCTACCTCGACGGCGGCACCGCCGAGCAGGGCGTCGCGTCCACGATCGTGGACCTGACCGCCGACCGCCCCCGCATCCTGCGCGAGGGCGCGGTCACGGCGGCGCAGGTGGCCGAGGTGCTCGGCACCACCCCGGACGAACTGACCGCCCAGCCGACCGGATAG
- a CDS encoding glycosyltransferase family 4 protein, with protein MTGSGTVVPLRELSLVLLISAVATLLATGGVRVLAIKFGAVAIPRERDVHVKPIPRMGGVGIYLGIVAAVLFAHQLPALRRGFDYGPNIPLAVLVAGTLIVLVGIVDDRWGLDALTKFVGQVTAAGVMAVMGLSWYGIYNPFTNSTVSLDTLQGSVVTVVITVTLINAMNFVDGLDGLASGLGMIAAAAVFVFSAGVMTEQGGSVDTYPPALLAAALAGACLGFLPHNFHPARIFMGDSGSMLIGLMLAAVSTSVSGRIPLQSYGPRDIVGLLSPLLLVGAVMFIPVLDLVLAIVRRVRAGVSFSTPDKMHLHHRLLQIGHSQRRVALLIYLWVGVLAFGAVGTSLLDRRLVVLLFAAGLVFALVVTAVPSLREAIGLRRRGTPRGRAAGNE; from the coding sequence ATGACGGGGTCGGGTACTGTCGTTCCGCTGCGCGAGCTCTCGCTGGTCCTGCTCATCTCGGCCGTCGCCACGCTGCTGGCCACCGGCGGGGTGCGGGTGCTGGCCATCAAGTTCGGCGCGGTCGCCATACCGCGCGAGCGCGACGTGCACGTCAAGCCGATCCCCCGGATGGGCGGCGTCGGAATCTATCTCGGCATCGTCGCGGCGGTGCTGTTCGCCCACCAGTTGCCCGCGCTGCGCCGCGGTTTCGACTACGGCCCCAACATCCCGCTGGCGGTCCTGGTGGCCGGCACCCTGATCGTGCTGGTCGGCATCGTCGACGATCGCTGGGGCCTGGACGCGCTGACCAAATTCGTCGGCCAGGTCACCGCCGCGGGCGTCATGGCGGTGATGGGCCTGAGCTGGTACGGCATCTACAACCCCTTCACCAACTCCACGGTCTCGCTGGACACCCTGCAGGGCAGCGTGGTCACCGTCGTCATCACGGTGACGCTGATCAACGCCATGAACTTCGTCGACGGCCTGGACGGTCTCGCCTCCGGGCTGGGCATGATCGCCGCGGCCGCGGTGTTCGTCTTCTCCGCGGGCGTCATGACCGAGCAGGGCGGCTCGGTCGACACCTATCCGCCCGCCCTGCTGGCCGCCGCGCTGGCCGGGGCCTGCCTGGGTTTCCTGCCGCACAACTTCCACCCCGCGCGCATCTTCATGGGCGACTCCGGCTCGATGCTGATCGGGCTCATGCTGGCCGCGGTCTCGACCAGCGTGTCCGGGCGCATTCCGCTGCAGAGCTACGGCCCGCGCGACATCGTGGGCCTGCTGTCGCCGCTGCTGCTCGTCGGCGCGGTGATGTTCATCCCGGTGCTGGATCTGGTGCTGGCCATCGTGCGCCGGGTGCGCGCCGGAGTGAGTTTCTCCACACCGGACAAGATGCATCTGCACCATCGGCTGCTGCAGATCGGCCATTCCCAGCGCCGGGTGGCGCTGCTGATCTACCTGTGGGTCGGGGTGCTCGCCTTCGGCGCGGTCGGCACGTCGCTGCTGGACCGGCGGCTGGTGGTGCTGCTGTTCGCGGCCGGGCTGGTCTTCGCGCTGGTGGTCACCGCGGTGCCGTCGCTGCGCGAGGCGATCGGCCTGCGCCGCCGCGGGACGCCGCGCGGGCGTGCAGCCGGCAACGAGTAA
- the atpB gene encoding F0F1 ATP synthase subunit A produces MLFEGTPFELDRLMLIRILMSAVLIGFMLVAFRRPQLVPRGVQNIAEYGLVFVRDQICDEVLGKESGKKYFPLIATIFFSVLFLNFSSIIPFLNISSNARIGMPLVLAVIAYIAFNYIGIKKYGFWKYMRSSIVVPNVPPVMHVLLIPIEFISTFILRPFTLTVRLMANMLAGHIMLVLFFSATQFFLFDGAAWMKGLSPFSLVGGFAFTLFEMLVIFLQAYVFALLTAVYIGLAQHADSH; encoded by the coding sequence GTGCTGTTCGAGGGGACGCCTTTCGAGCTCGACCGTTTGATGCTCATTCGCATCCTCATGTCGGCCGTGCTGATCGGCTTCATGCTGGTGGCTTTCCGCCGGCCGCAGCTCGTGCCGCGAGGAGTGCAGAACATCGCCGAGTACGGATTGGTGTTCGTGCGCGACCAGATCTGCGACGAGGTACTGGGCAAGGAATCGGGCAAGAAGTATTTTCCGCTCATCGCGACGATCTTCTTCTCGGTGCTGTTCCTCAACTTCTCCAGCATCATCCCGTTCCTGAACATCTCGTCGAACGCGCGAATCGGCATGCCGTTGGTGCTGGCCGTGATCGCGTACATCGCGTTCAACTACATCGGCATCAAGAAGTACGGCTTCTGGAAGTACATGCGCTCGTCCATCGTGGTGCCGAATGTGCCGCCCGTGATGCACGTCCTGCTGATTCCGATCGAGTTCATCTCGACCTTCATCCTGCGCCCCTTCACGCTGACCGTCCGGCTCATGGCGAATATGCTGGCGGGACACATCATGCTCGTGCTGTTCTTCAGCGCCACGCAGTTCTTCCTGTTCGATGGCGCCGCCTGGATGAAGGGGCTGTCTCCGTTCTCGCTGGTGGGTGGATTCGCCTTCACGCTCTTCGAGATGCTGGTGATCTTCCTGCAGGCGTACGTGTTCGCGCTGCTGACGGCCGTGTACATCGGCCTCGCCCAGCACGCCGACTCGCACTGA
- a CDS encoding ATP synthase F0 subunit C, translating to MSLSHMAVELAQTSEKVKGYGAVGYGLAAIGPGIGVGIVVGKAIEGMARQPELMGTIRTNMFLGIAFTEALALIGLVAGFIF from the coding sequence ATGAGCCTCTCCCACATGGCAGTCGAACTCGCTCAGACCTCCGAGAAGGTCAAGGGCTACGGCGCTGTCGGTTACGGTCTGGCCGCCATCGGCCCGGGCATCGGCGTCGGCATCGTTGTCGGTAAGGCGATCGAGGGCATGGCCCGCCAGCCCGAGCTGATGGGCACCATCCGGACCAACATGTTCCTGGGCATCGCGTTCACCGAGGCACTGGCGCTGATCGGTCTCGTCGCCGGCTTCATCTTCTGA
- a CDS encoding F0F1 ATP synthase subunit B: MNRMFLLAAEEGSDKNPLLPEPYDIVWSLVCVAVIAVVFYKYVVPRLQKVLDERSERIEGGIEKAEAAQAEAQQTLQQYQQQLAEARLEAARIREEARTQGQQILAQLRTEAQAEADRIVAQGHSQLEAQRQQIVTELRSELGRTAVDLAEKIIGQSVSDQAKQSASIDRFLSELDEKTGIGVGR, encoded by the coding sequence ATGAACAGGATGTTTTTGCTCGCGGCGGAGGAGGGGTCGGACAAGAACCCCCTCCTCCCCGAGCCGTACGACATCGTCTGGTCGCTGGTCTGTGTCGCCGTCATCGCGGTGGTCTTCTACAAGTACGTCGTTCCGCGTCTGCAGAAGGTCCTCGACGAGCGGTCCGAACGGATCGAGGGCGGCATCGAGAAGGCCGAGGCCGCGCAGGCCGAGGCGCAGCAGACGCTGCAGCAGTACCAGCAGCAGCTGGCCGAGGCCCGGCTCGAGGCCGCGCGCATCCGGGAAGAGGCGCGCACCCAGGGCCAGCAGATCCTCGCGCAGCTGCGGACCGAGGCGCAGGCCGAGGCCGACCGCATCGTGGCCCAGGGCCACTCGCAGCTGGAGGCGCAGCGTCAGCAGATCGTGACCGAGCTGCGTTCCGAACTCGGCCGCACCGCGGTCGATCTGGCCGAGAAGATCATCGGCCAGTCGGTGTCGGATCAAGCCAAACAGTCGGCATCGATCGACCGGTTCCTCTCAGAATTGGATGAGAAGACCGGCATCGGGGTCGGAAGGTAG
- a CDS encoding F0F1 ATP synthase subunit delta — translation MYAASREASSRAREALSAALAATSHIAATTGSELFAVVAILDDQRSLRVALADKSVSSSARAELAERVFGGKISAATLAVLTTAVAQDWSRAKDLVDTLELLGREALLRAATDRGRIDAVEDELFRLGRIVEDNPDLEQALADRGKPAQAKNALLERLLAGKVEDITLQLAEQAVGRSHGDAGAIFDRLSELAASLRKQLVAHVRAATELTQQQREHLAASLQRIYDKPVTVHVQVDPTLLAGVVVRVGDDVIDGSAIGRLQRLRQSLG, via the coding sequence ATGTACGCAGCGAGCCGCGAGGCGAGCTCCCGTGCGCGGGAGGCTCTTTCGGCCGCTCTGGCCGCGACCAGCCATATCGCGGCCACGACGGGCTCCGAATTGTTCGCCGTTGTCGCAATACTCGACGACCAGCGTTCGCTGCGTGTAGCGCTCGCGGATAAGTCGGTGTCGAGTTCGGCGCGCGCCGAACTCGCCGAACGCGTCTTCGGCGGCAAGATCAGCGCGGCCACCCTGGCCGTGCTGACCACCGCCGTCGCCCAGGACTGGTCGCGGGCCAAGGACCTGGTCGACACGCTGGAATTGCTCGGGCGGGAGGCGCTGCTGCGCGCCGCGACCGATCGCGGCCGCATCGATGCCGTCGAGGACGAGCTGTTCCGGCTGGGCCGGATCGTCGAGGACAATCCGGACCTCGAGCAGGCGCTGGCCGACCGCGGCAAGCCGGCGCAGGCCAAGAACGCACTGCTCGAACGGTTGCTCGCCGGCAAGGTCGAGGACATCACGCTGCAGCTGGCCGAGCAGGCGGTCGGCCGCTCGCACGGTGACGCGGGCGCGATCTTCGACCGGTTGTCCGAACTGGCGGCGTCGCTGCGCAAGCAGCTCGTCGCGCACGTGCGTGCCGCGACCGAGTTGACGCAGCAGCAGCGCGAGCACCTGGCGGCCTCGCTGCAGCGCATCTACGACAAGCCCGTCACCGTGCACGTGCAGGTCGACCCGACCCTGTTGGCCGGTGTCGTCGTGCGAGTCGGCGACGACGTCATCGACGGCAGTGCGATCGGCCGGCTGCAGCGGCTGCGCCAGTCGCTCGGCTGA
- the atpA gene encoding F0F1 ATP synthase subunit alpha, translated as MAELTISPDEIRSAIESYTQSYTPETSIEEVGVVTDTGDGIAHISGLPSAMANELLEFPGGVLGVALNLEDTSIGAVILGEFDTIEEGQEVRRTGDVLSVPVGDKFLGRVIDPLGAPIDGLGDIEADDRRVLELQAATVLQRQPVGEPMATGITAIDALTAIGRGQRQLIIGDRKTGKTAVCIDAIINQKANWESGDPSKQMRCIYVAIGQKGSTIAGVKSALEAHGAMEYTTIVAAPASDSAGFKWLAPYTGSALGQHWMYQGKHVLIVFDDLSKQAEAYRSISLLLRRPPGREAYPGDVFYLHSRLLERCAKLSDDMGAGSMTGLPIIETKAGDISAFIPTNVISITDGQVFLESDLFNKGVRPAINVGTSVSRVGGAAQTKGMKKVSGSLRLEMAQYRELEAFSAFASDLDAASLAQLERGARWVELLKQDQYSPVSVEDQIVSLYLVDGGYYDSVPVSDIRRFNVELLEDLHRSAADAFASIAGGKVLEGEAAEQIKAATDKFKHGFLASDGSRVVNEPAAGELDHEEVESLSVTRKHVEK; from the coding sequence ATGGCGGAGCTGACGATCTCCCCCGATGAGATCCGTAGCGCGATCGAGAGCTACACCCAGAGCTACACCCCCGAGACCTCCATCGAAGAGGTCGGTGTCGTCACCGACACCGGCGACGGTATCGCCCACATCAGCGGCCTGCCGTCGGCGATGGCCAACGAGCTGCTGGAGTTCCCGGGCGGCGTGCTGGGTGTCGCGCTGAACCTGGAGGACACCTCGATCGGTGCGGTCATCCTGGGTGAGTTCGACACCATCGAGGAGGGCCAGGAGGTCCGTCGGACCGGCGACGTGCTCTCCGTGCCCGTCGGCGACAAGTTCCTCGGCCGCGTCATCGACCCGCTGGGCGCGCCGATCGACGGCCTGGGCGACATCGAGGCCGACGACCGTCGCGTGCTCGAGCTGCAGGCCGCGACCGTGCTGCAGCGGCAGCCGGTCGGCGAGCCGATGGCCACCGGCATCACCGCCATCGACGCCCTGACCGCCATCGGCCGCGGCCAGCGTCAGCTGATCATCGGCGACCGCAAGACCGGCAAGACCGCGGTCTGCATCGACGCCATCATCAACCAGAAGGCGAACTGGGAGTCGGGCGACCCCAGCAAGCAGATGCGCTGCATCTACGTCGCCATCGGCCAGAAGGGCTCGACCATCGCGGGCGTGAAGTCCGCGCTCGAGGCGCACGGCGCGATGGAGTACACCACCATCGTCGCGGCCCCGGCCTCCGACTCCGCCGGCTTCAAATGGCTTGCGCCCTACACCGGTTCGGCGCTCGGCCAGCACTGGATGTACCAGGGCAAGCACGTGCTGATCGTGTTCGACGACCTGTCCAAGCAGGCCGAGGCGTACCGCTCGATCTCGCTGCTGCTGCGCCGCCCGCCGGGCCGCGAGGCGTACCCGGGCGACGTGTTCTACCTGCACTCGCGCCTGCTGGAGCGGTGCGCGAAGCTGTCCGACGACATGGGCGCGGGCTCGATGACCGGTCTGCCGATCATCGAGACCAAGGCCGGCGACATCTCGGCGTTCATCCCGACCAACGTCATCTCCATCACCGACGGCCAGGTCTTCCTCGAGTCCGACCTGTTCAACAAGGGTGTGCGCCCGGCGATCAACGTCGGTACCTCCGTCTCCCGTGTCGGTGGCGCCGCCCAGACCAAGGGCATGAAGAAGGTGTCGGGCTCGCTGCGTCTGGAGATGGCCCAGTACCGCGAGCTGGAGGCGTTCTCCGCCTTCGCCTCCGACCTGGACGCCGCCTCGCTGGCACAGCTCGAGCGCGGCGCCCGCTGGGTCGAGCTGCTCAAGCAGGACCAGTACTCCCCGGTCTCGGTCGAGGACCAGATCGTGTCGCTGTACCTGGTCGACGGCGGCTACTACGACTCGGTGCCGGTGTCGGACATCCGCCGCTTCAACGTGGAGCTGCTGGAGGACCTGCACCGCAGCGCCGCCGACGCGTTCGCCTCGATCGCGGGTGGCAAGGTGCTGGAGGGCGAGGCCGCCGAGCAGATCAAGGCCGCGACCGACAAGTTCAAGCACGGCTTCCTGGCCTCCGACGGCAGCCGCGTCGTGAACGAGCCCGCCGCCGGCGAGCTGGACCACGAAGAGGTCGAGTCGCTGTCGGTCACCCGCAAGCACGTCGAGAAGTAG